The window AATCACCTAGAAAATGATCCTGACAAAATCGATATTTTTTCTGCAGCTTCTTGTACGACCAATGCTATTACGCCTATTTTAAAAGCAATGGAAGATACTTACGGTGTAAAAAGTGGCCATTTAGAAACGATTCATGCGTATACTAACGACCAAAATTTAGTCGATAATTTCCATAGTAAATACCGTCGTGGTCGTGCAGCAGCCTTAAACATGGTAATTACAGAAACTGGAGCTGGAAAAGCAGTATCTAAAGCTTTACCTAGTTTTGAAGGTAAATTAACCTCTAACGCTATTCGTGTCCCTGTACCAAACGGATCATTAGCCATTTTAAATTTAGAGTTAGACTCTGAAACTACTGTAGCGCATATTAATACAACAATTAAAAAATATGCTTTAGAAGGTGATTTAGTAGAACAAATCAAGTATGAAATGAGTGATGAATTAGTGTCAACAGACATTATTGGTAGCTCTGCGCCTTCTATATTTGACAGTAAAGCTACCATTGTTAGAACAGATGGTAAAAATGCAATCTTATATGTATGGTATGATAATGAGTATGGTTACAGCCACCAAGTCATTAGATTAGCAAAATATATTGCTAAAGTAAGACGTTTTACATATTACTAACATCCAAATTTTAATTAGTAACGTATATAGTAAAAGCCTCACAATCGTGAGGCTTTTTGTTATATTTTTAGCCTAAAAGCAATCCTTTTTTTATATTTTCGCAAAGCGAAAGACAACAAAATAATGACCATGCGTAAAACAAATTATCTATTAGCTACCCTTTTTATTTTTCTATTCTCATTGACCGTTACTGCACAAACAGAAACAACAGAAGAAAATGATAAATTATCTTTAGATTCAGGAACATTAGAGAGCCAGTTTGAATATCTTACTAAAAAATCAAATAACTGGAGAGATCAGCGTGGACAATCGTATGAAGTCGTAAGAAACGAATGGATTGCAAAACTAAAATCACACACCTTAGACTCGCTTAAAGTTTTAAGAAAAGAATTACTAGACACTCAAAATGTAGTCACTTCTCAAAGTCAAGAAGTAGAACAACTTAAAAGCAGTTTAAGTAACACTAAAACTAGCTTAGAAGAAACCAATCAGGAAAAAGACAGCATGTCTTTATTTGGCTTGCAAATGAGTAAAGGTGGATATAACACTTTACTCTGGTCAATCATAGCAGGTCTATTAGCTTTTTTATTCTTCTTTATTTTTAAATTTAAAAATAGTAATGCTGTTACTAAAGAAGCAAGATTAAGACTTAACGAAACAGAGGAAGAATTTGAAGAACACAGACGTAATGCTTTAGAGCGTGAGCAAAAAGTGAGACGTCAACTTCAAGACGAACTTAATAAAAATAGAAACAGCTAATTAAGGCTTTTTCAACACTTATAAATTCAATTAAAATCAGTAAATTCACGTTTACAGATTTTTTTTTATGACTATAATTCAAGCCAACCTTTCTCACCTAGATCACATTGCGACTTTATTTGATCAATATCGTGTATTTTACAGACAAGCCTCAGATTTAGAGGCAGCTAAAACATTTATAAAGACCCGATTAGAAAAGGAAGACACGATCATTTTACTTGCTTACGCAGAAGATAAGCCAGTGGGATTTTCGCAATTATTTCACACCTTCTCAAGTGTTAGTATGCAACCCTTGTTTATACTTAACGACTTGTTTGTAAATGAAAATTACAGAAAACAAGGCTTTGGCGTAGCCCTTTTAAACAAATCGAAAAACCTCTGTAAAATGCATCGTTATAAAGGCATTGCTTTACAAACGGAAACGACTAATCCTGCCCAAGAACTTTATGAAAGTCAAGGGTGGACATTAGATAAAGCATTGCAATACTTTTGGATTAATCACTAAACAAAAAAAAAGCGCAATCATAATGATTGCACTTTTTTAATATGCTTGTATAATAACTAAAGGCTTCCTTTAGCTAAAGCCTTTTTTACATTGCTCCCCACTCTTTTAAAGACGCTTTATTCATCTTTACGTAATCAGCGTTTTCTGCTTTGTCAGCATACTCTAAAGATAATTTAGCAGCTTTAATCGCTTCTTTTTTATTTCCTGCTTTAGCATGGATTAAAGACTGTTGACGTAACCACCAAAATTTAGGCTCTGCTTTAGTCATATCAATCGCTTTATCAATCCAAACTGCCGCTTGTTTAATATCTTTTCCTGATTCTAAGTAGTAACGTGCAGATGCATAATAGTTATCAGCACTTGGTCCATTCATTATTTTAGAAATAGCTTCGGTAACCGTTGCGTCTGTTGGCACTCCGATTGTAACATCAACCATAGTATTTTCCCATAGTAAACTTAATACTGCAGAATCATTAGTTAAGTTATCAAATGTAAACGTAAACGTTTCAATAGTCATTGGTGAAATTGTTGCTTTAACAGATACTTTAGCTGCTACTTTAGAATCGTCCCATGTTTTAGGCGTTCCCCAGTTTTCTGTATCAGAATAAAACATAACGTCCCAATTTCCAGCATTCGGCTTAGTAAAAATAGCGTAAGATCCGGCTTTTAAAGTGTTATCTCCAATTGTAACTTCTGTACTAAAAGTAATAATTGTATTTTTATTTGCTCCCGTTCTCCATACTTTACCGTAAGGCACTAAGTTTCCAAAAATAGCACGACCTCGCATTGATGGTCTAGAATACTCTAAAGTCACATCTGTTAATCCTACCTTTTGTTCTACTTTCTGAGAAGGACTAGGCTGCGGTGTTTCTATTTGCGCATTAACAGCAAAAGAGACTGTTAACACCATAATAAGTGTAAATAATTTTTTCATGGTTGAATTTTTTAATAATTAATATATGGTGTAAAATTACATATAAGTAATAGTTTGTTTGTTAATAAAAGCTTAAAATAAGCCGAATTAATTGTCATAATCAAACTATTAATCGTAATATTGCGTTATACTAATTAAACAAAAACTAATGGGGTTAATTAAAACTGAAAAATTCACAGATTCACAAAATCAAATTGCACGCTTTGCAAAAGCATTTGGACATCCGGCACGGGTTGCTATTATTCAACATCTGTTTAAAATAGACACTTGCGTTTGTGGTGATTTAGTTGAAGAAATCGGATTGGCACAGCCCACTATTTCTCAACATTTAAAAGAACTTAAAAATCTCGATTTAATACAAGGTACTATTGAAGGTACCAGTGTATGTTATTGTATTAACAAAGCTAATTGGACTGCAATGAAAACCGTTTTAAATGGATTTTTAAACAACGACGTTAACAACAATACGTGTTGCTAAACTTATATTATTAATTGTACTAACACATTAAATTATGACACTTTCAGAAATAAAAACACACTTATCACAGCTAGACACTATTTCATTTACACTACCTGATGGTAGTCTAGTACCAAATCATTTTCATGTAACAGAAGTTGGTAAAGTCACCAAGCATTTTGTCGATTGCGGTGGTACTGTAAGAGAAGAAAAAAAGGTTAATTTTCAGTTATGGAATGCAGAGGATTATGATCACAGACTTCATCCTGAAAAGCTAGTTAAAATTATAGAATTATCAGAAGACATCTTTAATCTTCAAGATTTAGAGATTGAAGTAGAATATCAAGGCGAGCAAACCATTCAAAAGTTTGGTTTAAGTTTTGAAAACAATGCCTTCCAACTAACCTCTTTAGTAACCGACTGTTTAGCTAAAGATAAATGTGGTATTCCAGAACCAAAACAAAAATTACAATTTTCAGAAATTAAACCAGGAGATACTTGTACTCCAGGCTCAGGTTGTTGTTAACATGACAATTATAAACATAGATAAAACTAACTTTTCAAAAGTGCAGCACATATACCAGCAAGGTATACTAACAGGTGCTGCAACTTTTGAAACGGAAGTTCCTGATTGGCACTATTGGGATACCAACCATTTGCCTTATGGTCGAATTATAGCTAAAAATAATACTCAATTGTTAGGTTGGGCCGCATTAAGTGCTGTATCCAAAAGAAAAGTATATACTGGTGTTGCAGAAGTAAGCGTATATGTGGATGCACAATTTAGAGGGCAAAACGTTGGTGATTTTTTACTTAAAAAATTGATAGAAATCAGTGAGAAAAATAACATCTGGACTTTGCAATCTGGAATAATGAGAGCTAACACTCCTAGCCTTAAACTACATAAAAACAATGACTTTAGACTTATTGGTAACAAAGAAAAAATAGGACAACTAAACGGTATTTGGCTAGATAATATTATTTTAGAAAGACGAAGTCATACTGTTGGTTTATAAACTATAATAAAATACAACAAGTTACTAATCAACTGTTTTAATGCCATACTTTATGCTCACTCGACACTAAAAAGACAGTACTTGCACAAAGTCTTGTTAAATTTTGTTTAGCTTTTATCTTACATCGTTAAACATTTTGTATCTTTATGCTACTAAACTTGATCGTAATGGCAAAAAAGAAAAACATAAGTAACAACGACATCATTTCATTTTACATGGATTATGTCCTAGAGCATAATGAACAACCAAAATCTGTCTACGCCTTTGCGAAGCACAATAATTTTGAGGAATCTAAATTTTATGAACATTTTGGTACTTTTGAAGCTGTAGAAAAAGGAATCTTCAAAGCCTTTTTTGACAATACACACAAGGCTTTAGAGTCTAGTGAAGAGTATGCACATTTTGAACCCAGAAACAAACTCCTAAGCTTCTACTTCACCTTTTTTGAAAATTTAACCGCTAACAGAAGCTATGTCGTTTATGCCTTACATAAACATAAAAATAGTCTTAAAGGTTTTGCTGCGTTATCCGAATTAAAAGGATGTTTTACACACTACATCAAAGATTTGGGGATTGATTTAATTGACGTTAAACAAGAACAGCTTAATAAAATTCAAGACAGAGGTCTTACCGAAACCGCTTGGTTACAATTATTATTAACCATCAAATTTTGGATGGACGACACGTCTTCGTCTTTCGAAAAAACAGATATTTTCATTGAAAAATCAGTTAATACCAGTTTTGACATCTTGAATATAGTCCCTTTAAAAAGTTTAATTGACTTTGGAAAATTCATCTTCAAAGAAAAGATTCAAATGAAATCTTAAAACCATGTTATTTAAAGCATCCCATAAATGCTCAACTTCAATATAATAATTTACTGATCTTATGTTATTATATAAATCTAAAACATAGAACTATTGAAAACGATAGACAAAATACCGACATCAAAACTATCCAGAGCCACTAAAATGGTAACTACTGGCGCTAAAGTTGGCGTAAATTATTTAAAATATTACGGTGATAAGCTCACAAAAACCGAAGAAGAAGCCAAAGCCAGACTCAACGAGAATAACGCCGAAGACATCTACGATGGTTTAAAACAACTTAAAGGAAGTGCCTTAAAAGTAGCGCAAATGTTAAGCATGGAAAAAAGTATTTTGCCACAAGCTTATGTCGAAAAATTTTCTCTGGCACAATTTTCTGTCCCACCTTTATCAGCGCCTCTAGTTAGCAAAACCTTTAAAAAGTATTTTGGAAAACTGCCGAGTGAGATTTACGACACATTCAATTTACATTCTGTTAATGCCGCTAGCATCGGTCAAGTACATTTAGCTGAAAAAGATGGCAAAAAACTAGCTGTTAAAATACAATACCCTGGTGTTGCAGATAGCATCGCTTCGGATTTGGCTATGGTAAAACCTATCGCTATTAAGATGTTTAACATTAAAGGAAAGGATTCTGACAAATACTTTCAAGAGGTAGAAAATAAACTAGTAGAAGAAACTAACTACATCTTAGAAGTCCAACAAAGTAAAGCTATTGTTGCAGCTTGCAAACATATTCCTAATTTAAAATTCCCTAATTACTACGAAGCATTATCTTCAGAACGTATTATTACTATGGATTGGATGGAAGGCGAACACCTTTCAGAATTTACGGCGTATAATAAAGATCAAAATAAAGCGAACCAATTAGGCCAAGCCCTTTGGGATTTTTATATGTACCAAATGCATGTTGTAAAAAAAGTGCACGCAGATCCACACCCAGGAAATTTTTTAGTGTCTAAAAGCGGTGATTTAATTGCTTTAGATTTTGGTTGCATGAAGGAAGTGCCCTTAGATTTTTATGTGCCTTATTTTGAATTGGCAAAACCGGAAGTTATAGGAAACACTAAATTGTTTACCGCTAAAATGTATGAGTTAGAAATCTTAAGAGCAGATGATACGCAAGAGGAATTAGATTTTTTCTCTGCCATGTTTCATGAGTTATTAAGCTTATTTACTAAACCTTTTCATTCTGAAAATTTTGATTTTTCTGATCCTGAGTTCTTTAATGCCATTTCAGAAATGGGACAACGCTACAGTAAAAGCACAGAACTTAGAAAAATGAATGGTAATAGAGGCTCAAAACATTTCATTTATATCAATAGAACCTTTTTTGGACTCTATAATTTAATGTTTGATTTAAAAGCAAACGCCGTTTCCATCAATAATTACAAAACTTTATAAATGCCGTATTTCAGTAAAAATCAAATTCAAGAGCTAGAGCATTTGTATAAAATAAATCTAGTAAACAGTTGCTCTGGTTTTAAAAGCGCCAATTTAATTGGCACAAAATCTGCAGATGGACAGGAAAACGTTGCTGTTTTTAGTTCCGTCACACATATTGGAAGTAGTCCACCTCTACTTGGCTTTTTTTGTAGACCTACAACTGTGACTCGACATACATATGATAATATAAAATCCACAGGAGGTTACACCATCAATCATATCCATTTAGATAATTTTGAAGAGGCACATCACACCTCTGCTAAATATGACCAATCGATTTCAGAATTTGATAAGACCACTCTAGAATCTGAATATAAAGCAAATTGCGACGCCCCTTTTGTTAAAGGCGCTCCAATTCAATTAGAGATGAAATTTATTGAAGAATATCATATAACAGCTAACGACACTATTCTAGTAATAGGAGAAATTCAAGGCTTATATATTAATGGCGATTTATTAGAAGACGATGGCTTTATAAATCTATCTAAAGCTAATATTGCCGCCATTAATGGTTTAGACGGCTACACTATTCCAAGATTAGAAAAACGTTTAGAATACCAAAGACCAAAAAAAGAATAAAAATAGTTTGAAATAAAAACAAACTATTTCAGGAAGAAAGTCCCGAATTTCGAGATAGTCGAAATCATCAATTTGGAGAAATAAAGAGTGAAGAAACGTAACTACGAAGCAAAGCTTCAAGCATGAAGTTTAGAGAATGAATTCCCTCAAATTGATTGGAATTTTTGGTTCGTTTTGTTTCAAGACAAAATGAATAGAATTAATTAGAATCACACAATTAAAAATACCAAATCTATGAGAATATTAGTAACAGGAGCAACAGGTTACATTGGTAAGCGCATTATCCCGTTACTATTGGAACAAGGACACACCGTCGTTTGTGCTGTTCGTGGAAAATTACGTACAGAACGTAAATATGCGGAAGAAGATAATTTACATGTTATTGAAGCCGATTTTCTAAAACCGGAAACCTTAGTTAATATTCCAAAAGATATTGATGCTGCTTATTACCTGATACATTCAATGTCAAATTCTGTGGATCAATTTCATCAGATGGAAGAAGATTGTGCCATTAACTTCAAAAACTACATCGAAACCACTGCGGTCAAACAAGTTATTTATTTAAGCGGCATTACAAACGACACCAAGCTATCTAAACATTTACTATCCAGAAAAAATGTCGAAACCACATTACAATCAAACCATTACGCATTAACTGTTTTTAAAGCTGGGATAATTGTTGGTTCTGGTAGTGCAAGTTTTGAAATTATCCGAGATTTAGTCGAAAAACTGCCTGTAATGGTCGCGCCAAAATGGTTAAATACAAAAACACAACCAATAGGCGTTCGGGATGTTTTAGCCTTTTTAACTAAAGGATTGAATAAAAAAGAATTATTTAATACCTCCCACGATATTTTTGGAACGGAAGTAATGACTTACAAGCAAATGTTATTAGAGTTTGCTAAAATAAGACACCTAAAACGTTACATTTTAACAGTCCCAATAATGACGCCTAAGCTGTCAAGCTATTGGTTATATTTTGTAACCTCAACATCCTATAAACTCGCCTCTTCGCTTGTAAACAGTATGGGGATTGAAATTATAGGTACAAAAAGTAATATTAATACGCTGTTGGACATTACACCAATGTCTTACAAACAGGCAGTAGAATTTGCTTTTGTAAAAATTGAAGGAAACGAAATCATCTCCAGCTGGAAAGATGCCTTTATTAGTAGCCGTACTAAAAAACAAGCCTCTACTAAATATCTAAAAGTACCAAAGCACGGTTGCTTTAAAGACATTAAGGAGTTAGAAGTCTTAGACGAACAACGCACATTAGACAAAATATGGGCGATTGGGGGAGAAAACGGTTGGTACTACGGTACGTTTTTATGGAAAATCAGAGGCTATCTAGACAAACTATTTGGTGGTATTGGACTAAGACGCGGTCGTACCAATAAAACGGATATCAAAACTGGTGATGCCTTAGATTTTTGGCGTGTGCTACTAGCTGATAAAGAACAAAAAAGGCTCATTCTTTTTGCCGAAATGAAACTCCCTGGTGAAGCCTGGCTAGAATTTCAAGTCGTTAAAGGCAAGGTCTATCAAAGGGCCACCTTCAGACCTCGTGGTTTAGCAGGACGTTTATATTGGTACAGTGTATTACCTTTTCATGGTTTTATCTTTAAAGGCATGATCAAAAAACTAGCAAATGCCTAAATCTATTAAAAAAGAAAACTTACCAACCAAAATCTGTCCCACATGTGCACTTCCTTTTACCTCGCGTAAAAAATGGAAAAA is drawn from Psychroserpens sp. NJDZ02 and contains these coding sequences:
- a CDS encoding tRNA (guanine-N1)-methyltransferase, translating into MRKTNYLLATLFIFLFSLTVTAQTETTEENDKLSLDSGTLESQFEYLTKKSNNWRDQRGQSYEVVRNEWIAKLKSHTLDSLKVLRKELLDTQNVVTSQSQEVEQLKSSLSNTKTSLEETNQEKDSMSLFGLQMSKGGYNTLLWSIIAGLLAFLFFFIFKFKNSNAVTKEARLRLNETEEEFEEHRRNALEREQKVRRQLQDELNKNRNS
- a CDS encoding GNAT family N-acetyltransferase, whose amino-acid sequence is MTIIQANLSHLDHIATLFDQYRVFYRQASDLEAAKTFIKTRLEKEDTIILLAYAEDKPVGFSQLFHTFSSVSMQPLFILNDLFVNENYRKQGFGVALLNKSKNLCKMHRYKGIALQTETTNPAQELYESQGWTLDKALQYFWINH
- a CDS encoding DUF2911 domain-containing protein, whose amino-acid sequence is MKKLFTLIMVLTVSFAVNAQIETPQPSPSQKVEQKVGLTDVTLEYSRPSMRGRAIFGNLVPYGKVWRTGANKNTIITFSTEVTIGDNTLKAGSYAIFTKPNAGNWDVMFYSDTENWGTPKTWDDSKVAAKVSVKATISPMTIETFTFTFDNLTNDSAVLSLLWENTMVDVTIGVPTDATVTEAISKIMNGPSADNYYASARYYLESGKDIKQAAVWIDKAIDMTKAEPKFWWLRQQSLIHAKAGNKKEAIKAAKLSLEYADKAENADYVKMNKASLKEWGAM
- a CDS encoding ArsR/SmtB family transcription factor, giving the protein MGLIKTEKFTDSQNQIARFAKAFGHPARVAIIQHLFKIDTCVCGDLVEEIGLAQPTISQHLKELKNLDLIQGTIEGTSVCYCINKANWTAMKTVLNGFLNNDVNNNTCC
- a CDS encoding DUF6428 family protein, whose product is MTLSEIKTHLSQLDTISFTLPDGSLVPNHFHVTEVGKVTKHFVDCGGTVREEKKVNFQLWNAEDYDHRLHPEKLVKIIELSEDIFNLQDLEIEVEYQGEQTIQKFGLSFENNAFQLTSLVTDCLAKDKCGIPEPKQKLQFSEIKPGDTCTPGSGCC
- a CDS encoding N-acetyltransferase family protein; translation: MQHIYQQGILTGAATFETEVPDWHYWDTNHLPYGRIIAKNNTQLLGWAALSAVSKRKVYTGVAEVSVYVDAQFRGQNVGDFLLKKLIEISEKNNIWTLQSGIMRANTPSLKLHKNNDFRLIGNKEKIGQLNGIWLDNIILERRSHTVGL
- a CDS encoding TetR family transcriptional regulator C-terminal domain-containing protein, which gives rise to MAKKKNISNNDIISFYMDYVLEHNEQPKSVYAFAKHNNFEESKFYEHFGTFEAVEKGIFKAFFDNTHKALESSEEYAHFEPRNKLLSFYFTFFENLTANRSYVVYALHKHKNSLKGFAALSELKGCFTHYIKDLGIDLIDVKQEQLNKIQDRGLTETAWLQLLLTIKFWMDDTSSSFEKTDIFIEKSVNTSFDILNIVPLKSLIDFGKFIFKEKIQMKS
- a CDS encoding ABC1 kinase family protein codes for the protein MKTIDKIPTSKLSRATKMVTTGAKVGVNYLKYYGDKLTKTEEEAKARLNENNAEDIYDGLKQLKGSALKVAQMLSMEKSILPQAYVEKFSLAQFSVPPLSAPLVSKTFKKYFGKLPSEIYDTFNLHSVNAASIGQVHLAEKDGKKLAVKIQYPGVADSIASDLAMVKPIAIKMFNIKGKDSDKYFQEVENKLVEETNYILEVQQSKAIVAACKHIPNLKFPNYYEALSSERIITMDWMEGEHLSEFTAYNKDQNKANQLGQALWDFYMYQMHVVKKVHADPHPGNFLVSKSGDLIALDFGCMKEVPLDFYVPYFELAKPEVIGNTKLFTAKMYELEILRADDTQEELDFFSAMFHELLSLFTKPFHSENFDFSDPEFFNAISEMGQRYSKSTELRKMNGNRGSKHFIYINRTFFGLYNLMFDLKANAVSINNYKTL
- a CDS encoding flavin reductase family protein, whose protein sequence is MPYFSKNQIQELEHLYKINLVNSCSGFKSANLIGTKSADGQENVAVFSSVTHIGSSPPLLGFFCRPTTVTRHTYDNIKSTGGYTINHIHLDNFEEAHHTSAKYDQSISEFDKTTLESEYKANCDAPFVKGAPIQLEMKFIEEYHITANDTILVIGEIQGLYINGDLLEDDGFINLSKANIAAINGLDGYTIPRLEKRLEYQRPKKE
- a CDS encoding SDR family oxidoreductase, whose amino-acid sequence is MRILVTGATGYIGKRIIPLLLEQGHTVVCAVRGKLRTERKYAEEDNLHVIEADFLKPETLVNIPKDIDAAYYLIHSMSNSVDQFHQMEEDCAINFKNYIETTAVKQVIYLSGITNDTKLSKHLLSRKNVETTLQSNHYALTVFKAGIIVGSGSASFEIIRDLVEKLPVMVAPKWLNTKTQPIGVRDVLAFLTKGLNKKELFNTSHDIFGTEVMTYKQMLLEFAKIRHLKRYILTVPIMTPKLSSYWLYFVTSTSYKLASSLVNSMGIEIIGTKSNINTLLDITPMSYKQAVEFAFVKIEGNEIISSWKDAFISSRTKKQASTKYLKVPKHGCFKDIKELEVLDEQRTLDKIWAIGGENGWYYGTFLWKIRGYLDKLFGGIGLRRGRTNKTDIKTGDALDFWRVLLADKEQKRLILFAEMKLPGEAWLEFQVVKGKVYQRATFRPRGLAGRLYWYSVLPFHGFIFKGMIKKLANA
- a CDS encoding DUF2256 domain-containing protein; the encoded protein is MPKSIKKENLPTKICPTCALPFTSRKKWKKNWDHVKYCSDKCRQNKTKIP